In the Hevea brasiliensis isolate MT/VB/25A 57/8 chromosome 8, ASM3005281v1, whole genome shotgun sequence genome, tgttcctaaacttgacattcaagactactaaccgatgttgacttgttaaaacctctcctggaatgatcttgcaatccttgcatagagctctatttgtcttcctggttaagaggaagtcgatttagcttctatgttgcccacttttgaaagtcactaaatgtgactctctttttataaagtaggtatttgctagtattaggtcgtatgtcaTAGCAAAATCCAGAATGCTTTTTCCCTTCTCATTTCGACTgctaaaaccaaaacctccatgaacattctcataatcttgcctatcacttcctacatgtccattcaaatctccaccaatgaaaacattctcttcattcggtatgctttacattaaatcatccatatcttcccaaaatttttgtttactctcactatctagtcctatttgtggggcataaagactaactacatttattatttctccttctagtactagctttactagtataattctatctcctactcttttcacagctattacagcgtctttcaatgtcctgtctataatTATGCCcgctccgttcttgtttctctcatttccggtaaaccacagtttgtaccttgAATTAACcacttgcttttctctcctacccatttagtctcttgaatgcaagtaatattcacccttctccttttcaaggtatccacaagcttcattaatttttctgtaagtgatccaacattccaagtactaacctgatcctcctcctatcttgttcattcctaattggtctccttctatgatatcttctattgttttctatgtctatcttgtgttctgttccactatctgttctatcatctgtcctatggactaacttatttacccacacccatccatgatgtgggaacccttgctcacttaacaccacacccaagcgccggcatggcgcgtcgctttagGCGAAcgtcctacacccttgcatatttctcactacacccgggctccgatgtattGCGTCGTAAATAGAGGACGCCCCAATGTTTATAATTTGAATTCATATCATAAGATGggatgaaatttttacgctggttgtcacctaccgcaaccctactCTCTTATcctggcttgggaccggctaagtgcaaactacttaggcggagttggaTAAGGTACTATGGAAATTTTTGAAAATGCTGTAGCACTTGTCTGAGTTTGACATCATGCTCTGGCTAGAAATTTTAAGAACACAGAGTCCTTGAAAACTTGTCTACAGTGTGGATCCAAATGTCATATAAAAAAACAGTACACAAATTTATTAACCCACATAAGAAAATGTTGTAATGAATACAGAGATAATCTCATGAGACAGGAATATCTTATGTTCTGTTCTGCTCAAATTAGTACTTCCAAATTTGAATGCATTTTGCTCCACTTTCATGCATCCAATAGATTGTTCTTTTTAGCATGTGAATCACGGCTTTGACATTGACAAGCTTATAATGACAAAAAACCTATGATCTCCATTATATTTGGTTATCTTATGTCAAGCTACCAATAGAATTAGAGCATGTAAGATAAGAAACAAGAGCGAGAAACATGagtgtaaattattgtgataacGACAAAATTGAGTTTCCCAATACTTgagtctttatttatttattactggACTGACCTCGTTCATAGTTTTCTTGGAAACCGCAACTTGAAAGCCACAGACAAATGCAAAATGCCAAAAAAGGAAAATTATCATAAGAGGAGAAAACTCAATAAACCATAAACTATTCGTTGCCCACGAAAATAACATGCcgaagaattaaaaagaaaaggagaaaagTAGAAAACAGTGCAAAGAAGCAAAGAGGAAAAAAAGTACGAATTATCATTTTACCTTCATCTTTTCATTTCAGATTCCTCTATTTTCTCGACCACCAAACACTTTCATATACGATACAATCAAATAATAACGATCATTACAGCTCTAAAATCATACATTGAGCATAAAGTTAACTCCTTCATTtcttctatttcctttctttttcttcagaATCCTCATTTCTAAGCAACCAAACACTGATTTAAATAAAATAAGTCAAAATTGAACTCAACTCATTGACCATAAATTCAATGCGCTGATTTTCACCAATTCTCACACTGTCACAtccagagaaagaaaaagaatcaGTATATACCTTCATATTGTTCCAAGAATATATCTTGGATCCGGAAATGGTACTTCTGGAGGCACTGATCGGAGTCAGTGACATGCTTATGGAGATCAGAGAGGAAGATTCGAGCTTGCACTCGAGTCTTGGGATCCTCCAACCGCTCCAACAGAGACCGAAACGCAGCGTACGCAGCATCCCCTGACTGCTGACATTGTTTCAAGAATTCCTCCATGGATGGAGACACCGCCATTCTCAGCTCGAAACTCGAATATAAGCAGCGAGTGAAGAGAGAGAGAGCGGCTGTGGATTTTTATAGTATTATTTAAAGAGGGAAAGAGAAGGGAAGGAATGAAGGATGGTTCGCGGCTTTAACAAGAGATTAGGGTAAATTATTATATAGTACttgtattttaatattattattctttTGACCCACAAAAATATACCTATTTCTATTTTAACTCatgtaattaaattattatatttaagtcCATTTGACGTAAGCTCCAACTTATATGAATGTGAATTTATTAATTGttagataaaatatttaattaattatatatattttaatataaatatgagattaaatttgtattaaataaattatttttaaaattaatagattaaaaTTTGATGTgcgttaattataaaaatattaaaataataaataatttttttaaactttttttaataatatttaaaataataatttaaaaaatacttTTATAATATACTAGAAAAATAAATGcttatttagtttaaatttttggaAAGGTgaataaatcttttttttttaactaaatttgcaggtgttaaaaaaattattataaaaatagaattaattgatttttgaaataatttgatgggtgttgaaaattaaattagggaaaaatataaaaaaaaaattggacagaAAAAATAAATACATTAAGAAAAAATTGTCATCCCAACAAGGATTTATTCAAAATTATATATGTTTCATGACTTTATAATTAAAACATTAAAATCCAATTAATTATCGAGGGAATGAACTTTATTATCACAATCACAATAATCACTTTCCTGCAAGTTTCACTATCTAATTTTGAGCTTTTTataggaaatttttttttaaattcagttATAAATTTAATACATAAATATGTAAAATCTGTATATTTAATATGTGAATTTCATCATACATATTATATTTTGAGTAATATTTTCAAACTCGGCTCAGTCATTAAACCGGTAAAAACAAAAagttaaaagtttaaaattcaaTCAGGATTGAACTGAAATTTAAccggtataataataataataataatttattatagttaatagttttatatattttataaatgattattaaaataaacttagctaaagtttaatatgtaaatatttttcttaaataattaagattttaattaagtttataatagttattacttattttaaattaataaaatataattaaaattgataaaatatattttcaaactaaaagattaaataattaatttcatcaaaatgtaataattaaataataatttttgaattaaactcTAATTTTGGTAAAATTACACATAGAATGAGTTATGGGGCTTTGGCATTGGGTGACTTTGACCTAAAGATAGCCTAATGTGTGGAAGCAATTAGTGATTCCCTTTTAAGAAAAGTGGGAAAGTCAAGTGCCACAAGCATGCTTACCATTATTGCTAGTTATGGTGAAGATATAATGAGGTTATTGCCTTACAACttttttattttacataaaaaatagcACAAGGACCAAGTTGGCTctcttaataatatttattttcatttggTAATGTCCTAAAATTGACAATGTTTTGTTTATGTTTATGGATCCATTATCCATATGTTTATGAACTTGTCCTTGTGTGTCCCAACATGTATAAGAGACAACACAAGGTTTGTTCAACTACCTAATCATCACCCAAATAGATTAGGATTTTTCAATCACTTTCCTATACTTTTAAATTAACATcttatttgatttaaatgaattacaaatataaaatttattaaaaaaataaatttttgtatttaataTGATATAACTTaaatgtgaaatataatttatatttggtaTGATTTTGTATAGGTGTAAGTACtatttgatttaaaataaaatttaaaaataaaaatttatttaataatttgatttgatttaattgaaattataatattagattttattttttaaacaacAAAAAATCCAAAaactttcattaaaatttttcaaaatgttGCATTTTGTAATTTTCAGACTTAACCGAGTTGATTAATGTTCAGCCCTAATCTTATAGTAAAAAttcatttattctttttttttttaaaatatcttcaatataataagtttttttttttatcttgagTTGACACACGCACACACGTGAACACAAGATTTACCGTACCAATATTCACTCCCAGGCAATTACTGATTAAGAAGAGCCTTAGCAATACTTATGAACTCATGCACACATTTATTTAAAAGTAATAAGTTTATTTTAATGATACATAATatgtttaatattatttaattttaaaatatttattttaaagtgTATGCGAGAGACATGAGATGACATGTATTTTTGTCTAAAAAATTTGATTGTTTTAATTTTGtagaatttatttgaaattttattttaataaaatttgtttAATTATGTTCAATTCCatagaattaaactcatgaaatTGAAATTAACATTCTTTCAAAACTAAACACCTaaaatatgaaattgaattaaatttcacAAACATGAATATCATATCATAGTATAGCAAAAAGAAAAAAACACAAGCCAGATGAGAAGGGCTAATCTTGAATTAGCAGCCAGACCACTCAATAGAAGTCTATTTTGTGAACATTAGTGGCACATGGAATAGGGGTGTTCAAATAGTCGGTTCGGTTTCGAACCGAATTAaaccgataaaaccgaaaatcaaaaataaaaaattttaaaaaccgaacctgtcacaccttacccctctgtaaggcatcacatgatcccgtagaatacctaatgaactaccgcacttcacctaccgataactcattaagtaccctacaagggattttaaaacaattttcttatctttgacaagtggtgagcatttcaaataagtatttaaaacatttagttgaaattaaaactaattaatatttttggccattttggttctccgcaaattttataaaaattttgacagagtttcctctgtattttgagaaaaccgttcttcgaatacctgtaaaaagcacttctaaaagtttttctcaaccactacttcaatttcaaactcaatctcaatcaatttctcaaattcacaagttcaaaaattctcaaaatactgtccatcaatatcatttattcatattccattcaagataaacaatttatatattcatcatactaaaatttacattcaggaagtccaaactaaaatttattacaacttttatacaaactttgtacaagtgctcaagacccatgtacatgtccatacatttatgtgcaatatatacatcaaaagaaatatttactgattagggtataaattatacccaaaactttaggtggtagcttctcacacctctgctcctctaatctctgtatctgcgacagcaataaaagctatcgctgagtactaggactcagtggtgcacaatatactaaaataatctttatgcaaaacttaaagcacattcattcaaaaatttgactaaacatgaaaattaaatacaatcatgcattgtaagattttacatgtaaaccaagtttatttcaaagtatcaaaacacatttcataaaaccacgttaaatcatgccattcaaacaaatagaatctcaatagccgaggctaagagaaatcacatgaatctcgatagccggaggctaaagagaaatcatgtcacaaggctagctagctcaaatatatggatatccattcacatcctcttctcttgcacacctcaacacttctccagagaaggaatcaaaattgaaactaattaccccactagtcgtgctagtgaggtgttcaaatatatggtcatgataatggtttcaaaacttatcttaacaatttgctaaacattgtcatttcaaatatacaccataaatttcacaatttgaatcaaaacatcataagtaaggccacaatactttcaacaattcaaagcaacaataaaatgcatatttcattcatttaatcaatgaattttttttttttaaagcatagtaatattgtgcacaaacctcaaacgagtcgtcctttagcctcgactcggttcctcgggttccttcccgatattcttttcaactgaaacacacaattttacaatgtttcagtactagaacttaaaataaattcaaaataaacttagcttcacatttacctaactctaacgtgttaaattcgacgttctcgaaattttgtgtttggttactattcatgcactattcaagtcaaattattgactttctaaggcttaataggtatgggaactccaacttcacccacataccacattttggtcaccaaacttgttggttttggtcatttgtttaaagcttaggtcattttggcaaaattgccaattttcagttttagttttccgaagttgcactattccattggtcgatctactgttggaatttgataaaacttccttcatagaaaatgttccttattgtcttaagtgtattctcatttttggatcacctcaatcggagttttgtagctcaagttatggccaaaataagtttactgttcacgtgcactgttcatactgcaatttaggtgctggcagatttttggtccaactttggtcaattgtttgatcaacttaagttcataatttggcctcactttcttcatatgaaatgttgtactatgtcttaggtttccatcggttcaagaatcgcctaaatccgagttttctagagagtgttatagccctccaaacattgctgctcaatgaaaattctgcagaatttcagtacagtaaatttaactttgctcaatgatttgaatgagttaatggcctaatttgggttggtgttcttcatgaaagttttaggtctatatcatatctaattgctggaaaaatttcaggtcaatttgacctacctagctcgagttatgacaaaatgaacagttactgttcatttggtcagttttgtgcagtggcagcctgcaatcaactcactttggtcaattgtttcaccaagttttggtcagttttttgccatggttccttaatgaaaattgtgctcttttatgtctattttcatctccaattggtggcatatcaattaggcttgtaaaatttgagttttggtccttcaaagtgggtttggtcatgctgccagcagcatgaccattaacctacgaatttgatttttattccaacaattcccacaacttatttggtcataattgaccattatttcatttcacaataggttaaacatgctatttatgcatttctccaaaattttgcctcaaaaccctaacattcaaaccctagctcttccctctcatgcattaaatcacaactagtgcacttaaccttaaccattcactaatcaaagcttttaaacttattctaatgcatcaaattcatgtaaatcatactcctctcaagctgcccaaatttcagtttggtccttctcccatgtttttatttcatttcataacttctaagctcaCTTCCAACCctcacatatgcatttgaatggataaatgaagggtttaacatactaaccttgtgtgcagaattttcttctcccttttcttcaaatttttcttctttcttttccttgaatcttctttcctagttgcccaaacaaagtctagttatggtaggacaattttctatggttggattttggttcttcaagctaaaaaatgagctttaatggtggtttaagtggtttaagtgagggagagggtgagggagagagtgagtgacgtttttggagaagaagaagacttgtgttttattttttttttcttttctttttctttttataaattttggcttatggaagaccataaaaatctaatttaataattcaattaattaatttttttatggcatcatgcatgaggtcatgcatgatgtcatcacctttttcattttcctctctcttttttttttatatttttctattagttctttaatttaattatcgattccgaaattttcttttctccgattttatttgtgattaggtcagagtcgctctcggtcaattgaccaaattgcccctcgccggttcatcccggtttgcaaataatccaatatttcttccggctccctgacctaattatttgactggcttaacagttctttttcatgattttctcttttccactgtgtccataagggtcctaaggaccgcagcgacactttttacggttcgaaatttgagtttaaaacgacttcgcagtcgttcccgaggaggtcactcatcgctgtgactcttggctcgtttaacctcttatgttctgtttttcttatttgtagttaactaattaaacattactaattatttatgtttatggcttctcaagttgtcttaggtgtggccctaatcccaataattgtccggaccgacaccggtcaccggaacagtgaaatctaccaggctatgcaacgggggtgttacagaaccaaatcgattaataagagaaaaccgaaccgaataaaACTGATAAatatcagttcggttcgattttaaaccgatcaaacagaaatttataaattgagcatttgattTCCAACTATGTTCGGTTCGTTTTTTAACCAATCAAACCTAAATCTTAGGGTTCAGtttggttttctttgatttccttgatatatatatatatatatatattaataatttcggttcggttcgattttttttattttttatgaaaataaccgaatcgaaccgattaaccgaaattatcaaaaattataaatcgaaACGAACCGATTGAATTTATAACTGAACTGATTGAATCGAATTGActtgattcggtttgatttttctGTTTAAACAGAAAATTGCTCTCCCCTACATGGAGATGAGCTTAACAAAGCCTAGTCAGATGCTATCCTAGCTCAGTTTgggtcatttagtgcctatttagtATTGCAGCTATAGAGTTAAAATTACTTTTTAGAAAAAGTActattttaaatgttaaaaaaaatattttgctaTTTtcgtatttttataattaaaaattatcaaatttaattttaaattacttttaataCTCTCTGACTTGTATATTTAAAAAGTGTTTTTCTTACTTTTCTTAACAACTTTAAAAGTAATATCAAACAAATCTTAAATGCAAGCCTTGTTTGGTTCAAATAGCCACTTCCCAGGAAGTAAATTTGGTTAAGGGGAGTGAGAGCCTTGACTTTTCGTAAAGTCAAAGCATGTGACTAACCAAATAAGCAAAATTTTAACACTACTTAGAAACTTAAAAGTTCCTGAGGTGAGTTACCTCCAACCAAACAAGCCTGTAGAAGATAATGATTGAACTAAAGCTCATTACATCTGCAGATTGCCACTAAACATTTAATTAGTCATAAATAGTTCAACAACTGCAAAGCATGATAAACAATAAGACCTGATCACTAATGCAGAGTCAACCCATCAATCCCAACAGCTCATTCTTCTTGTCCCCTTTCACAAAGTGCTAACGAATAATTTTCTGCAAAAGGAGTAAGCTTGCCATTGAAGTTAAAGATCATGGAACTATCTATAAATTAAGTGTTCGTATATGATCCTCATAAAACTATCTATAAAATCCAAATAAGCTTGCCcttgaaaataaagataaaaaattaattaattagttaattgtttACAAAACTTGACCATACCCCGATCAAAAATATCAGCACTGCAACCAGAATTTTCAAAGACTAAAGAAGCCTAATACAAAGGGAGCAAAGGATAAGCTGCACAATGAAATACAGATAAAAGTAGGGTGGCAGCATCTTTCATTACAACAAAAGTGGATGACCAATATATTGTGGCAGAATCCTGCTCCCCTTGCACCACGGGATTTAACATGCAACAGCATGCCTGGACATATGAAAGTATTTTTTCCCTTGTCAATAGTAACTGTTCAACCAATTTGCCATTGCTATCAAGTATACAGTGACCAGACAGTTCATCCAAGTGCACACGTTTTTCATGTATACCACAGTTAATAGAAAGTCAGGATAGTCAGGACTAGGATCTTTCCTGCATTTTGGCTTTCTCAAAAAACACTCCCGCCAGTAAACCTATAATATGCAATTCCTTTATCAAAGTTAGAAAATGCAATTCAAACCGGCATTTTTTAAGGTTGGAGGCAAACTTGTGTctacatctatatatatatatatatatatatatatatatatatatatatatatatatatcaagcaaAAGTTAGATTGAACATACCAAAGAAGATACTTGCTGAGTTTTCCAAATTGGTAGGTACTTTGAATAGAAGGATGCTAGCAATTGACAGGGGGATCTTATTCAGTGATCCCACAAGGCTGCAGATTGCAAATTTGAGATTAGAAAcacttaaataaaattttcaataattagcCATCAAACATTTTAATCATACCTGTATGTGGTAGCCCctgtttgatgaagaaaccacaTAGAAGTGAAGCTGATTGCCAGACCTAAAAATCCACTTAACGTCATTACCAGCCAGAAGACAGGTAACCTCAAGAGTGGTCTGCCAAGTTAATTTCAAGCCTCATAAGCTTCTATAAAACAAACATTTTATgacaagaaacaaagaatttaaatcaagaaaGCTTGTAAAATTGGGGAGATATGCAATCTTCATGCACCTCCCACCTATGTCCATGAAATCTACAATTATGAAAAGAGAAACAAAACGATATGTAATTGATTACTAATTTAATGGAGTTCTTGAGATTAGGCCATGGGATTATATAGGAACAGCAACAGGGAATAATAAATATTGCAAGGagggaataaataaataaattcaacaAAAGTAGTTAGCTGCTCCTAGTAAGGACATTTGAATTTCAAAAGACTAGCAATTTCAGATCATAGGAGTTGTTAAGGACATCCAATCCATATATCTTGTCAGTAAATTAAGCAAACCTCGTATGCATCAACAAAATTCAAACCTTAACTTTCTAAAATAGAAGTACAGACCAGTAGTTAAGCAAAGAAAAGGGGAAACACAAAAAAGGAGAAAACTCACGTTTTGGAGAGATATTCCACCTCATTGAAAACATAAATAAGAATAATTCCCAAAGGCAGTGATAGGGTATTATTTAACAAAACCATTGAAAACTCGTTCAAGTTTCCAGATCTGGTGACTTGTTTTGCTGTATCCATGACCCTGCGTAGGGTCAGCTGCAGCAACAAAATAAAAGAGATGCACAATCCATCAGCTACCATTAAAGAGTTGAAATGAAATATGACAAGTTAACTGAGACAGCTGGGCAAAAGATAAACCTATTAAATCGACTAAACATACAAATTTCTAAGAAACAATCTATTCccaaaagaaaaacaaaagaggTTGGTGTATCTACAACCAGCTTTTGAACTTGCAACCATTGAGCATTACATGACAGTCGATTATGTCAACAAACCAGCTAATATTTCAG is a window encoding:
- the LOC110667547 gene encoding GDP-mannose transporter GONST1 isoform X6 — translated: MLITSLFSLKYINIAMVTVLKNVTNVITALGEMYLFSKHHDSRVWAALFLMIISAISGGITDMSFHAVGYAWQFINCFLTASYSLTLRRVMDTAKQVTRSGNLNEFSMVLLNNTLSLPLGIILIYVFNEVEYLSKTPLLRLPVFWLVMTLSGFLGLAISFTSMWFLHQTGATTYSLVGSLNKIPLSIASILLFKVPTNLENSASIFFGLLAGVFFEKAKMQERS